The Methanosphaera sp. BMS genome contains a region encoding:
- a CDS encoding TMEM175 family protein, protein METERFEALIDAILAIIITIIVMEIPLPETTTLSSLLELSPQFLSYALSFVICFNVWNYHHNLFSIVNKLNSSITWTGSIAIMIVGLLPHVTTMISTDFYSFTAQAMFGLVFLLTNINFYVADLLLIRFDKANIALRLALKDRKKITIIGFLLQVVGFVIGYLFYPPAIFVGCVLSVAVSLSWPKIKKYL, encoded by the coding sequence ATGGAAACTGAACGTTTTGAGGCATTGATAGATGCAATTCTGGCAATTATCATAACAATTATTGTTATGGAAATACCGCTACCCGAGACTACTACCTTGTCTTCACTACTGGAGTTGAGTCCACAGTTTTTATCATATGCACTAAGTTTTGTCATATGCTTTAATGTATGGAATTATCATCACAATCTATTTAGCATAGTAAATAAGTTAAACAGTTCAATCACATGGACTGGTTCAATTGCTATTATGATAGTGGGTCTGCTTCCTCATGTAACGACGATGATTTCAACAGATTTCTATTCCTTTACTGCTCAGGCAATGTTTGGATTGGTATTTCTGTTAACAAACATAAACTTTTACGTGGCAGATTTATTATTAATCAGATTCGACAAGGCCAATATAGCTTTAAGGTTGGCTTTAAAGGATAGGAAAAAGATTACAATAATAGGATTTTTATTGCAGGTAGTGGGATTTGTCATAGGTTATCTGTTCTATCCTCCGGCAATATTTGTCGGATGTGTATTATCTGTAGCAGTATCATTGTCATGGCCTAAGATTAAAAAATATTTATAA
- a CDS encoding TMEM175 family protein gives MDSGRFETFIDAILAIMMTVMVLKIPQPTTMTMRGIWDLHVMFFAYFLSFIILFSIWDHHRKLFNFLEDINNNVIWMYSVLIFIVTLVPYFTAWVAHNPYDLLPELMYGLIFVLVNVLFVLSTKVAIKHDVHNHEINGISYKEVLLLNCAIFLIGCVVSLMGYPICMMILCLLTVITWNTIPYIQKTYVLGDDDGN, from the coding sequence ATGGATTCTGGTCGTTTTGAAACATTTATTGATGCAATTCTTGCAATCATGATGACTGTTATGGTACTTAAGATTCCCCAACCGACAACTATGACCATGAGGGGGATATGGGATCTGCATGTAATGTTTTTTGCATATTTTCTAAGTTTCATAATACTCTTTAGCATATGGGACCATCATCGGAAGTTATTCAATTTTCTTGAGGATATTAACAATAATGTTATCTGGATGTATTCTGTATTGATTTTCATTGTTACATTGGTTCCATACTTTACGGCATGGGTGGCACATAACCCTTATGATTTGTTGCCCGAGTTAATGTATGGTTTGATATTCGTTTTGGTCAACGTATTGTTCGTGTTATCTACCAAGGTAGCCATAAAGCATGATGTGCATAATCATGAGATAAACGGTATCAGCTATAAAGAGGTTTTATTGTTAAATTGTGCGATATTCCTAATAGGCTGTGTGGTATCGCTGATGGGTTATCCTATTTGTATGATGATTCTCTGTTTACTTACGGTAATTACCTGGAACACTATACCATATATTCAAAAAACATACGTATTGGGTGATGATGATGGAAACTGA
- a CDS encoding MotA/TolQ/ExbB proton channel family protein has translation MAFFTGEILTNFINTIATSLLIPVLIVLVIIVIWTLVEIGILIAEYSKRNKLTDEQLDKIVDAISNAETTNQIEEVIRGSNLNKEYIDVLLKVLSGHRFSDNTMEAYSRKAIDSEEFALGRTLARTDIISRIGSGCGLLGTLIPLGPGLASLGSGDIATLSAQLIIAFNTTTVGLASSLIAYIMGKIRRSWYDEDMATVYVIAEAIAEKKL, from the coding sequence TTGGCATTTTTTACTGGTGAAATACTGACGAATTTTATCAATACCATTGCTACCAGTTTACTAATACCGGTACTTATTGTTCTTGTAATAATAGTCATATGGACTTTGGTTGAAATAGGGATTCTCATTGCGGAATATTCAAAAAGAAATAAGCTTACTGATGAACAGTTAGATAAAATCGTGGATGCTATTTCCAATGCAGAAACTACTAATCAAATTGAAGAGGTTATAAGAGGCTCAAACTTAAATAAGGAGTATATTGATGTACTGCTTAAGGTTTTAAGCGGTCATAGATTCAGTGACAATACAATGGAGGCATACTCACGTAAGGCTATTGACTCAGAGGAGTTTGCATTGGGTCGTACTCTGGCAAGAACCGATATCATTTCAAGGATAGGTTCTGGATGTGGTCTATTGGGAACTTTAATTCCTCTGGGTCCGGGACTTGCATCACTCGGTAGCGGTGATATTGCAACATTGTCTGCTCAGTTGATTATAGCTTTTAACACTACGACGGTGGGTCTGGCCTCATCACTGATTGCATACATAATGGGTAAAATTCGCAGGTCATGGTATGATGAGGATATGGCTACTGTTTATGTTATAGCAGAGGCAATCGCGGAGAAGAAATTATGA
- a CDS encoding class I SAM-dependent methyltransferase, with translation MMKERLEQCQKPHGEYGLEIIGDMNSHHEVISNYAMESIELAEDSKVIDIGCGGGVNIEKFLKRCPKGIVDGLDYSQLSVSESIKRNQEAVDSGRCHVYEANVLDIPLDDGIYDLASAFETIYFWKNLNKAFGEVYRILNDDGRFLIACDTDGNNPNDQKWIDILDDVRVYSKDELVKILKDVGFKKVDVFNRKEDYLLVIVAGK, from the coding sequence ATGATGAAAGAAAGATTGGAGCAATGTCAAAAACCCCATGGAGAATATGGGCTGGAAATAATCGGTGACATGAATAGTCATCATGAAGTCATATCTAATTATGCTATGGAATCCATTGAATTGGCTGAGGATTCCAAGGTTATTGATATAGGATGTGGCGGTGGAGTAAACATTGAAAAATTCCTAAAAAGATGTCCGAAGGGAATTGTTGACGGATTGGACTATTCACAACTGTCGGTATCCGAGTCCATCAAGCGTAATCAGGAAGCCGTTGACAGCGGACGTTGCCATGTATATGAGGCTAACGTACTTGATATTCCATTGGATGATGGGATATATGACTTGGCATCCGCATTTGAAACAATTTACTTCTGGAAAAATTTGAATAAGGCTTTCGGTGAGGTTTACAGGATATTGAATGATGACGGCCGTTTTCTAATAGCCTGCGATACAGACGGCAACAATCCAAATGATCAAAAGTGGATTGATATACTTGATGATGTCAGGGTCTATTCGAAAGATGAACTCGTAAAAATACTCAAAGATGTAGGTTTTAAAAAAGTAGACGTATTTAATCGGAAAGAGGATTATCTTCTTGTCATCGTTGCAGGAAAATAG
- a CDS encoding DUF2149 domain-containing protein yields MIKKSGKPSFSDGEDADPMTSIVNMVDIMLVLAVGFLILAITSVGIDQISYNPDSQNSSMPLQDAINVSQGKEVPNTIQQAEQTGSGYSKVGSVYRDPDSGKLIMVEG; encoded by the coding sequence ATGATAAAAAAGAGTGGTAAACCAAGTTTTTCTGATGGAGAAGATGCTGATCCAATGACCAGTATTGTAAACATGGTTGATATCATGCTGGTATTGGCCGTCGGTTTTCTGATTCTTGCAATAACATCCGTCGGCATTGATCAGATCAGCTATAACCCCGATAGTCAAAATTCTTCAATGCCATTACAGGATGCCATAAACGTTTCTCAAGGAAAAGAAGTTCCTAACACTATCCAGCAAGCCGAACAAACAGGTTCTGGATATAGTAAGGTGGGCAGTGTTTATCGTGACCCTGATTCAGGTAAGTTGATTATGGTTGAGGGTTGA
- the cbiD gene encoding cobalt-precorrin-5B (C(1))-methyltransferase CbiD codes for MEHHKNSEEKSGITTGSCATAASVAALLTILDKSPAVVNIIAPNSQLTAEIYDTKKLSDTQAEAIVEKPTYNDPDVTRGIKIVSQVCLTDNIGEVEITAGEGVGVVTKPGLQIPVGEYAINPVPRKMIKENIKRFLPDNKGAIVKIIIPEGKEIAPKTMNSRLGIIDGISILGTTGIARPMSNKAYTDSLRVQLDVASANGYEELLFVPGNIGTRIANERLVIDEDAIIEMSNFVGYMLDEADKMDAFKSITIFGHAGKLIKIAAGIFNTKQSVADARREIMTAYSGLCGADTNTLQRIFDCITTEDVIKILDENNLTTDVFELIGDKIEELCELKYNIKFHAIIVKMNGEILNPSKTDTIPFEWK; via the coding sequence ATGGAACATCATAAAAATTCGGAAGAGAAGTCAGGAATTACAACCGGAAGCTGTGCCACTGCGGCAAGTGTTGCGGCATTGCTGACAATACTCGACAAGTCACCTGCTGTAGTTAACATAATTGCACCGAATAGCCAGTTAACTGCAGAAATATATGATACGAAGAAGCTTTCAGATACACAGGCAGAAGCTATCGTTGAAAAGCCAACATATAACGATCCGGATGTTACCCGTGGAATTAAAATTGTATCACAGGTTTGTTTGACGGATAATATAGGAGAAGTTGAAATAACGGCGGGTGAAGGTGTTGGAGTTGTTACAAAACCGGGTCTTCAAATACCTGTGGGTGAATATGCCATCAATCCCGTTCCAAGAAAGATGATTAAGGAAAATATTAAAAGGTTCTTACCTGATAACAAGGGTGCGATTGTTAAAATCATAATTCCGGAGGGCAAAGAGATAGCACCAAAAACTATGAACAGCCGTTTAGGAATAATTGATGGAATATCCATACTTGGAACTACCGGTATAGCCAGACCAATGTCCAATAAGGCATATACAGATTCACTCAGAGTACAGTTGGATGTGGCAAGTGCCAATGGATATGAGGAGCTGTTATTTGTACCCGGCAATATCGGTACAAGAATTGCCAATGAAAGACTCGTTATAGATGAGGATGCCATAATCGAGATGAGTAACTTTGTAGGTTATATGCTTGATGAGGCAGACAAGATGGACGCGTTTAAATCAATAACAATCTTTGGTCATGCGGGCAAACTAATTAAGATTGCCGCAGGAATATTCAATACCAAGCAGAGTGTGGCCGATGCCAGACGTGAGATTATGACTGCCTACAGCGGATTATGCGGTGCAGATACAAATACCCTGCAGAGGATATTTGATTGTATCACCACGGAGGACGTCATTAAGATATTGGATGAAAACAATCTTACCACCGATGTATTCGAGTTGATTGGTGATAAGATAGAAGAGTTATGTGAGCTTAAGTACAACATCAAGTTTCATGCCATTATCGTGAAGATGAATGGCGAAATATTAAATCCATCCAAAACAGATACAATCCCATTTGAATGGAAATAA
- a CDS encoding glycosyltransferase family 4 protein: MNICIVGQYPPQLGGISTYTSNVKNQLERLGHNVYVLTYPSNATREDNVFEASTVNVPVLRGLSFIISSYRLLMRIVEKYDIDLIHANYILPPALVAVLTKRKKGIRIVTSVHGSDINILANNILLKGIIKYTLKKSDDIYFVSKELYNKALKLNIEGLEEKSSITPNTVDIEKFNEDTSGKSPLKQEYKKPLVIFIGNLVKQKGLEYLLEAKAISKTDYVLLIYGDGAEHDNLKDIIEKNNIKDTYLMGKTYNPEKIIPQADVMVLPSVSEGASIVALESMACKKAFISTDTGNIKDVITNNENGIIVAPRDSKALSHEIDRLIIDEKLREKLADNARKTIIDKYSKINIPYLERE; the protein is encoded by the coding sequence ATGAATATTTGTATTGTTGGTCAGTATCCCCCACAATTAGGTGGCATATCCACATACACATCCAACGTTAAAAATCAACTTGAAAGACTGGGCCATAATGTATATGTACTAACATATCCCAGCAATGCTACCAGAGAGGATAATGTATTTGAAGCCAGTACCGTTAATGTTCCAGTACTTCGTGGCTTGAGCTTTATAATTTCAAGTTACAGATTACTCATGAGGATTGTTGAAAAATATGATATTGACTTGATACATGCAAACTATATCCTTCCACCGGCACTGGTGGCGGTATTGACAAAAAGAAAGAAAGGCATAAGAATTGTTACAAGTGTCCATGGATCTGACATAAATATACTAGCCAATAACATCCTGCTTAAAGGGATAATAAAATACACATTAAAAAAGAGTGATGATATATATTTCGTTAGCAAAGAATTATACAATAAAGCGTTGAAATTGAATATCGAGGGCCTGGAGGAAAAATCAAGCATAACACCAAACACAGTTGATATAGAAAAGTTCAATGAAGACACGTCCGGCAAAAGTCCACTTAAACAAGAGTATAAAAAGCCGCTGGTGATATTCATAGGAAATCTTGTAAAACAGAAGGGATTGGAATACCTGCTTGAAGCAAAGGCCATCTCCAAAACAGATTATGTACTGTTAATCTATGGGGATGGAGCTGAACATGACAACCTTAAGGACATTATAGAAAAAAATAACATTAAAGACACTTATCTGATGGGAAAAACATATAACCCCGAAAAGATAATACCACAGGCCGATGTGATGGTACTGCCATCAGTATCAGAGGGGGCAAGCATAGTGGCACTTGAATCCATGGCCTGTAAAAAGGCATTCATATCAACAGATACCGGAAATATAAAAGATGTGATTACAAATAATGAAAATGGAATAATAGTAGCACCAAGAGACAGTAAAGCATTATCACATGAAATTGACAGACTCATAATTGATGAGAAATTAAGAGAAAAATTAGCAGACAACGCTAGAAAAACCATAATTGATAAATATTCAAAAATAAACATCCCATACCTGGAAAGGGAATAA